The Nitrospirota bacterium DNA window AAGTCCTTAATGCTAAAACTTAACCGTAACACCTAATTCTACTGAATCCTCTGATAATGAGGACTCAAAAGATACGGCAGTACCCATCATATTAGTGCCGTTTTCTGTTATAGTATTTTTAAATGCGTGCATGTAACCGGCATTTATTCCAACGTTGTCGTTTATTGTGTATTGAATGCCTCCGGTCAGATGATGTTCGACAATGCCTGGAAAACCGGTAATCCTGAATGACTCATAGTAATACGTAGGCATGGTTTTTCCCTGAATGGTTGTCATGCTGGTACTTGAACCGTTAAAATTACTGTGGTTATTAACAGGATTCTTACCATAGTTGTATCCTGCTCTCAGAGCTAATTGCTTAATTGGTTTATACTGTAAGCCAACACCCAGTACCAACTGGTTGCTCCAGTCAAAGTCCTTGAAACCATCTGCGTTTGCCCAGTTTACCCATTTAAGATCGGCCTCAAGCAGCAGTTTGTCCTTAACCGGTGATACCGCTATACCAAAGCCAATCTCTTGCGGCTGCGAAAGCTTAAGATCATCTTTTACACCATCACCGTCAAGATCTGTTACACTTTTGTAAGTTATCGGTATCGGTGTAGCATAAGTTAACCCTAAAGATACACTATCCACAGGCTTATAAAGCAAGCCTATTCTTCCGCCTAAACCAAATTCATCTACTTTACCGCTGCCTAAGTCCAGTATCGAATAATTCACTCTGGCAGCTATGCCTAAAGAGAACTGATCGTCAAACTTGTACCTTACGAAAGGTGCTATCTGCATAGTGCTAATGTTGGTATATGTACCCGACTGTAGTGGATACACTATGCTTCCGGCAGGACGATGATACATGGCTGAGAAATCGTAATATCTTGAATTATCCACATTAGTGCCACCATAGTCCACGCCCAGTCCACTGACTCCATAAGCCGCAAGCCCAAACTTCAACTGCGTAGAAACAGGAATCGTAACCGCAAAAGAAGGTATAGGATAGACCTTACTTGCACTGTCTGCGTTATAAGAAGCGCTGCCAACCGTAACCTTATTGGTTACAGTGGGTATAAATAGCGTTCCCATCAAATCAAGTGTAACCTTTCCGCAGTCCCCTACTGCCGCAGGGTTGCCAGAGATAGCGCCAACAGCATCCTGAGGAGCCGCAATGCCTGTTCCACCCATCTCTCTCGAACCGCTGCCTACGCCTATCAGATTATCACCGTTTGTGGCATAGGACAGTGTTGAAACACTAAAAACCATAAGTGCCAACATAATTAACATCCTAAAAATTTTTTTTCTCATAGGAACCTCCCATTTTCTTCTCCTTTCCATAAAGGAGTGCTGAAAAAAACCCATAGCTTAGCCCTTATACTTCTTAAGTTCTTAATTAAGAAGCCAGATCATTTTGGTAATATGCCTTAATGGCATCTGCCTCTTTAATCAGGTTATTGATTCCGGACTGGTACGTTTTCTTAAAGAATTCCAGAACTTCAGGGTATTCTTTCACAATTTCCGTAACAAGTGGCCTCTTTAACTCATAAATGGATGTATCCTCGGCGGCAATTACAGTAGCAGTGCGGGTTTTTTTAGTGAAAAAAGCAAATTCACCAAATATTTCTCCCTTACCTATTTCAATGACCTTACTCTCATCCTCTCCACCTTCAGGCATCACTCCGAGAGGATAAACCTTAACTGAGCCACTTCTGACCACGTATATAGAGTCTGACTTATCCCCATACTTTACAATTATCTGGTCTTGCTTAAAGTTTAACTGCTTAGCCTTATCGAGTTTCCTCTTAAGCAAATCATTAAATAAGGCAAGGAAATTTCCGTGGTAATCCTGTTCATCAACAACCTCAAGCTCAGTGTGTATTGCAGCAGGTATTATTATGGTTTGCACTTTATCCAAAACATCAGAAAGCAACTTTATGTTTTTAACCTTAGGATTATTCAACACTTTATTGGTAAACGCTTCTGTGGCAACTGCAGTAAAATCTTTAAAAAACAGACTGTACAATCTCAGATACAAAAGTGCGGCATCTCCCTTTCGATTTGCTGCGTAGAGGGCTTTCACTTTATCAAGGCCAACTTCTACCCCGGACCTGGATTTAAGAGAGAAACTTGCCTCCACCACCTGTCTGGACTCGCCTGTCCCCGAATCAGCACTCATAATCATAGAACTATCCGAATAGTTGCTCTCATCAGGCATAACTGTTCCCAAAAGTGTCCCAAAAGCACAGGCCTGAACCATACTCTGTTCTTTTTGCAGAGACTCCAGCATGGAATCAAGCCGTGAAACATAATACTCTCTAAGCAGAGAGCGCAGATTAGGCTTAACACTCATCGCTTTTTGGAGCGATTTACCGGTTATCACCATAACCTCCACATCGGTTTCGGCAATGGCGCTTACTGCCATGGGCTTTGCTGAAAACAACGCCGACTCGCCAAAAAAATCTCCGACTGAAAGAGAAGAAAGTGTCTTAGAGCTTCCGGAAATCATAGAGGTTATCAGATGATTCAGCAATACGGGCGGCATAGGAATCAGAGGGCCCTTTGCTTTAACCTTCTTTTTGGATATACGCACCGTGCCACTTACTATTATAAACATAGAATCGTCACGGTCGCCCTCTTTGCTTATTACATCCTTAGCGTTGAATTTGACAAGCGATATGTCATCAAACATCCTGAGAGCGTTTTTATCCAGCAATTCCTGAAAAAACCGTGGAACGTTTTTATCTATAAATACCAAATCCATGATAAGCATAAACGTCTCATATGCCTCATCCACATCCGCAGCTTTTATCTCCTCGTACAAACGTCTCATTAAATAACTAAAATTACTTTTGTCCATCAGAAAACCTCCCGTACTGTGGTATTTAATTCAAATGACTTGTTATAATAACATTTTAAGTAAATATAAAAAAACAGGGGGTATAATGGCCGTGGAGGTAAAAGCTGATAAAAATAACGGGTTGGATGTGGTTTCTATAATTGGCCGTATGGACGCATCGAATACATCCGTTTTCGACGAGAAGATGAAAGAGGTATTAAGCCAAAATCCCGGCAAAGTAGTGGTTTCTCTTAAAGAGCTTGAGTACGTAAGCAGTGCAGGGTTAAGGAGTTTTATTGCCGTTGCAAAAGAGATTAAAAAGTGTGAAGGCAAACTTGCCTTTATTGAGCCCACTGAGCAGGTTTTAAAGGTGCTGAAAATGTCCGGCATGACTACTGTGCTGAAAATTTGCAGCTCTATGGATGAAGCAGTGAGAGAGTTGTAACACTGGTGGCAATAATGACTGAAATAAAGCTGCCGGCTAAGATGGAAAACCTCCATGAGATTATGGAACAGATAGCCGGGGCAGCAAGGGAGTTTGGCATAGTTGATGATAAGATTGGAGACATTGAGCTTGCCTGTGAAGAGATTGTGGTTAACGTCATAAACTATGCGTATGAGGAGCAGGATGGTGATATTTCAGTAATTTGTACGTCTGAGGAGGGTAGCAAATTTGTCATTGAAATAATTGATTCCGGCATTCCTTTCAATGCCCTTGAGGCAGAGGACCCTGACATTGATGTGCCACTTATGGAAAGAAAAATAGGCGGCCTCGGCATTTTCTTTGTAAAACAACTTGTTGATGAGGTTAACTATCAAAGAGTTGACGGCAGCAAAAATGTTCTCACTCTGATAGTTTATAAAACGTAAATCTGTTCATTTTTTTTTGCGAACGGAGCTTCTGATGAACTCATTGGAGTGTTTTGTTTTGAATCATATTTTCACGGCGGGAGTTATTGTTTATCCCTTTAGCATTGTAAACTAATATTGCTGTACAGTGCACATTTTTACTGACAGAGTATTCATTCTAAAAAAATATTAATACTGAGTTGCGGTCAAAGAAAAAATTAAGTTACAGAAAAATGAGGAGATTGCTACGCTGCGCTCGCAATGACGGCGTGGGTAGTGCCTTTCTATCCGTCATTACGAGGAGCGGTAGCGACGTCGTAATCTCCTCCTTTATTATTCTTACAATGGAACTATGTATAAGCCCTCAATCGGTCAGCAGATAAAGTTTGTTGTCATGAATAACAGTAATTTTATCACAATATAAACCCGATACCCTAATCAGTTTTTTGATATTTGTCAAGCTCCGTTCTCACTTCATATGGTAAAGTTCTCTGCCCCATAGTCACATTTATACCAAAATAATTCGATGGAAATATTGTCTGTTCACCATTAGAGTCATACCATTTATATTCATAACGATGTACCTGGACATACGAAATTTCAGCCGTTTTATGATTATAGAAACAATCACCTATTGTTAATAAAGTAGCGTTTGAAATGCTAAGTGTTTCGTCAACCGGAGTTACTTTATAAGTGAAATTAAAAGAAATGAATAATATTTCACTGTTTTCAGTGACAAATGTTTCAAATACATGGTTCTCTAGTGTAGATAAGATAAACTCTATATCTTTATTTGCTTTAACTATATTCAGATCACCTCTAATCTTAGAATCTATTTCTTTATTTATTTTATCTCTCATTATTGGATAATCTATAGGAGGTAATAATTTTTTTAATTCTGGAAGGCATGAGTCTATATTTTCATGAATAATGACGTTTTTACCTTCTTTCAAATTATCTTTCAGGGATTTATGTAAACCCTCTTTATATGAACGGCTTTTATAAAATGCTTTATCGCTTGTTATAAAATGAACGTCGTTTTCCTCTGATATACATAGTATTGCCTCCCATATTGCTGAATCCTTATATTGTTGGTTCTCTTTACCGTTGGGAGGCGTTTCATCTACAACTCGCCTGAGAGCGTTTTTTGCGTGAGAGATCGTAAATGGAATTCTATATAACAGTTGCTTTTGTTCTAGAACGCTAAATTGTTTATCTACTGATTTCTTAAAATCATCCTCAGTTGGTAATGATAGTTCAGGGATACTACCTGTAATCATTTGAATATACCTCATATTTTCCCTTATCTCTTCTATCTTTTCTGCTCCGTATTTAACTATATTCTTTTCGATTTCATATTCAATAACCTCAGGCAGTCCTATTTTAGCTCCAATAATTCTCGATAAATGATATTTTAGAGTGCATCCGCTGTTACTCATTAACATTTTATCACTAAACCAAATATTAGTATCAATTACTACACAAATATTTTTATTGATTTTATCTTGAACTTGGTTATCCATTGGATTTGTTTTACTGCGCAAACAGTATCTTTTCTTTAAGTGCTGCAACAGGGGCAAAAGTCATGCGGTGGATTTCGCACGGGCCGTGCTCCTTGATATTAGCCATGTGCTCTTTTGTTCCATAGCCCTTATGCCGTATAAAGCCATACTGTGGATATGTCTTATGATAGCCTCTCATAATTGAATCTCTCACGACCTTTGCAACTACCGAGGCTGAGGCAATTGAAGCGCTCTTTTCATCACCTTTTATGATTGATACCTGTTTAATGTCAATGTCTTTAAGCTTTACTGCATCTATTAAAAGCAACTGCGGCCTTACCGGGACATCCGCAACCGCTCTTTTCATAGCCGCACGCGTGGCATTTAATATGTTTACGCTGTCAATCTCCTCGTTTGTTGCCATGCCTACTCCAATACCAACCGCCTTGTTGTAAAGCAATTCCTTAAATATCCGATTTCTGGCAGCTTCGGTCAGCTTTTTGGAGTCGTTTAAGCCATCAATATAAAAATCAGAGGGCAATATCACACAGGCTGCAACAACAGGGCCCGCAAGCGGCCCCCGCCCCGCTTCATCTATCCCGCCTATCAGGGTATGTCCCTTTATAATATATTCCCTGTCGAAGTTAAACAGGCTTAACATCAACTCGCTTTATGCTGCTGATCCCGTCCCTTTTCCTTGATTTTTGCGTCTTTGCCTTTCTTTGATCTTAGATAGTAGAGCTTTGCTTGTCTTACGTCTCCTCGTCTCATGACCTCGATTAGTTTTACTATAGGTGAATGCAGTGGAAATATCCTCTCCACGCCGACTCCAAACGATACCTTGCGCACCGTGAAGGTCTCCCTCACGCCGCCACCATGCCGCGCTATCACAACCCCCTCATATGGCTGCACCCGCTCCTTGTCACCCTCCACCACTCGCACATGCACTCTGACCGTGTCCCCTATATTGAAAACAGGTATGTCACCTTTTTTGTGCGTCTCCTCAAGTGCCGATAAAAAATTCATCTGTGTATCTCCTCCTTAAGTTGTTCTATAATCTCTCTGTCTGCTTCTGTTAATTCAGCATAATTTACCATATCTGGTTTATGTAAAAGGGTCTTTCTTAACGATTCCCTCTGCCGCCAATTCTGGATAAGCCTGTGATTACCGCCAATTAACACCTCAGGCACTTTCATTCCCATAAACTCTGCAGGCCGTGTATAGTGTGGGTAGTCAAGGAGCCCGCTTGTAAAGGATTCCTCCTCCTTTGAGCGCTCATCACCCAACACCCCCGGTAACAGCCTGCACACAGCGTCTATTATAACCAATGCGGCTAACTCCCCGCCAGTCAGTACATAGTCGCCAATGGACATTTCCTCATCAACAAACTCCACCACACGCTCATCCACGCCCTCATACCGCCCGCAAATCAAAGTCAGAGTTTTTCCTGAAGCGGATAACTCCTCTGCCACACTTTGTGTAAAAACTCTCCCTCCCGGTGACAAAAGCACTACATGGCCTTGCGTTGCCTCACCATGTGCAGCCTCTGCCCTGAGACTCATCAGAGCGTCATATATGGGCTGCACTTTTAGTA harbors:
- a CDS encoding TonB-dependent receptor, encoding MRKKIFRMLIMLALMVFSVSTLSYATNGDNLIGVGSGSREMGGTGIAAPQDAVGAISGNPAAVGDCGKVTLDLMGTLFIPTVTNKVTVGSASYNADSASKVYPIPSFAVTIPVSTQLKFGLAAYGVSGLGVDYGGTNVDNSRYYDFSAMYHRPAGSIVYPLQSGTYTNISTMQIAPFVRYKFDDQFSLGIAARVNYSILDLGSGKVDEFGLGGRIGLLYKPVDSVSLGLTYATPIPITYKSVTDLDGDGVKDDLKLSQPQEIGFGIAVSPVKDKLLLEADLKWVNWANADGFKDFDWSNQLVLGVGLQYKPIKQLALRAGYNYGKNPVNNHSNFNGSSTSMTTIQGKTMPTYYYESFRITGFPGIVEHHLTGGIQYTINDNVGINAGYMHAFKNTITENGTNMMGTAVSFESSLSEDSVELGVTVKF
- a CDS encoding cyclic nucleotide-binding domain-containing protein; this translates as MDKSNFSYLMRRLYEEIKAADVDEAYETFMLIMDLVFIDKNVPRFFQELLDKNALRMFDDISLVKFNAKDVISKEGDRDDSMFIIVSGTVRISKKKVKAKGPLIPMPPVLLNHLITSMISGSSKTLSSLSVGDFFGESALFSAKPMAVSAIAETDVEVMVITGKSLQKAMSVKPNLRSLLREYYVSRLDSMLESLQKEQSMVQACAFGTLLGTVMPDESNYSDSSMIMSADSGTGESRQVVEASFSLKSRSGVEVGLDKVKALYAANRKGDAALLYLRLYSLFFKDFTAVATEAFTNKVLNNPKVKNIKLLSDVLDKVQTIIIPAAIHTELEVVDEQDYHGNFLALFNDLLKRKLDKAKQLNFKQDQIIVKYGDKSDSIYVVRSGSVKVYPLGVMPEGGEDESKVIEIGKGEIFGEFAFFTKKTRTATVIAAEDTSIYELKRPLVTEIVKEYPEVLEFFKKTYQSGINNLIKEADAIKAYYQNDLAS
- a CDS encoding STAS domain-containing protein — its product is MAVEVKADKNNGLDVVSIIGRMDASNTSVFDEKMKEVLSQNPGKVVVSLKELEYVSSAGLRSFIAVAKEIKKCEGKLAFIEPTEQVLKVLKMSGMTTVLKICSSMDEAVREL
- a CDS encoding ATP-binding protein, encoding MTEIKLPAKMENLHEIMEQIAGAAREFGIVDDKIGDIELACEEIVVNVINYAYEEQDGDISVICTSEEGSKFVIEIIDSGIPFNALEAEDPDIDVPLMERKIGGLGIFFVKQLVDEVNYQRVDGSKNVLTLIVYKT
- a CDS encoding DUF4935 domain-containing protein, translating into MDNQVQDKINKNICVVIDTNIWFSDKMLMSNSGCTLKYHLSRIIGAKIGLPEVIEYEIEKNIVKYGAEKIEEIRENMRYIQMITGSIPELSLPTEDDFKKSVDKQFSVLEQKQLLYRIPFTISHAKNALRRVVDETPPNGKENQQYKDSAIWEAILCISEENDVHFITSDKAFYKSRSYKEGLHKSLKDNLKEGKNVIIHENIDSCLPELKKLLPPIDYPIMRDKINKEIDSKIRGDLNIVKANKDIEFILSTLENHVFETFVTENSEILFISFNFTYKVTPVDETLSISNATLLTIGDCFYNHKTAEISYVQVHRYEYKWYDSNGEQTIFPSNYFGINVTMGQRTLPYEVRTELDKYQKTD
- a CDS encoding ribonuclease HII yields the protein MLSLFNFDREYIIKGHTLIGGIDEAGRGPLAGPVVAACVILPSDFYIDGLNDSKKLTEAARNRIFKELLYNKAVGIGVGMATNEEIDSVNILNATRAAMKRAVADVPVRPQLLLIDAVKLKDIDIKQVSIIKGDEKSASIASASVVAKVVRDSIMRGYHKTYPQYGFIRHKGYGTKEHMANIKEHGPCEIHRMTFAPVAALKEKILFAQ
- the rplS gene encoding 50S ribosomal protein L19, producing the protein MNFLSALEETHKKGDIPVFNIGDTVRVHVRVVEGDKERVQPYEGVVIARHGGGVRETFTVRKVSFGVGVERIFPLHSPIVKLIEVMRRGDVRQAKLYYLRSKKGKDAKIKEKGRDQQHKAS
- the trmD gene encoding tRNA (guanosine(37)-N1)-methyltransferase TrmD; translated protein: MRFNVLTIFPGLIEYYAGESIIKRAIAADRAEVKAVNIRDFTTDKHLCVDDYPFGGGPGMVLKVQPIYDALMSLRAEAAHGEATQGHVVLLSPGGRVFTQSVAEELSASGKTLTLICGRYEGVDERVVEFVDEEMSIGDYVLTGGELAALVIIDAVCRLLPGVLGDERSKEEESFTSGLLDYPHYTRPAEFMGMKVPEVLIGGNHRLIQNWRQRESLRKTLLHKPDMVNYAELTEADREIIEQLKEEIHR